In a single window of the Necator americanus strain Aroian chromosome X, whole genome shotgun sequence genome:
- a CDS encoding hypothetical protein (NECATOR_CHRX.G25960.T4): MEVADFMGTVGKILVDEHYPTEIDEPPLFDKIESIRSNVKFEQCYERSKLIGDGKFGKVYLVRERATGTEFAAKVIRLKQQADRQEVEREVSILTQLRHPRIAQIYDAFYTANNEVVLVMEIVRGGELFDRVADENYVLTEQAVVMIICQLCEAIDYIHEQNILHLDIKPENIMCVSQTGNRIKLIDFGLARYYDGTQELRYMAGTPEFAAPEVIKYEQLDFSTDMWSVGVITYILLSGYSPFLGENICETYCNVEKGAWEFTEEFDSVSEEAKDFVSRLIVYDKRKRMLPKECLAHPWIAKHRAKASSDTILEGPAEGPIMDKKQMMRYNAKRKFRRVITYVKVLIELNRLRRTAMTCRMSQSGQKYFETLLLVAEQEKQMVQQGISKENLSEMLLPMSPEENVSDDKPSKIGEASTSGVDSEGKETLSTGSRTPSELSSPEETSKNIKAAPAAATRTDLIETETLEQPSNKRKSANKTDHKDPSALKPPLPTSQPKVKVPSPSNDNKELKKVEHEKKPSLEKRISIPEVIVTVPPEKATAKPLKTKDTENKTEKKSPSSTLKEASVTENATRRTEVKKPPALILRKSASLERATLAQEQTERRSLREKKPPSLESLPVTQPKSPVSAPIEPLKFIKKPRDISSRESSSERKKNVDVKSEDTRIQTSGEVLVIRDGSLKKVGSGKNICEATTEKSLEKTVKEAAKTEKEGGESLRVRKSSAPEAIITVPPKKTVLGTPQATATDENRTTPMRMNRFRSSESGDSTKENRSTEEKAPTRQGALRKKEKPAENPLIDSMFPAPQQTTLGPTLSRKKTSTAEPKPPPLSTVNMEVTPPAVKQSSKDATEKKAVSPTPHKRGGLVQEKLSKLLNATNAAAKEEKVKVFPKSPLKDVHSLKREQDTIQEQKKAKLLPITTESKTTTTFLTSTSTKTRIANTEKKIQLISQGKNIEEVERTSTEQDNTNVRKITLKKAESQDVPGLTTTMKKNVVKQDSLRSTAEKERVEEECKESAKTVKTARSAVSKLVDKVTVEESSKMNGKTTKLSISGTKDVTRKVNEKAEVDIAAEGKTQKKSEVTAKEKVKMSIDVEKDSNKGSIGKTTVQKVVINPASSPSSSKEDLKGNVSVRMRKPSPESKLPAHDPSKMKENAAEVKKNSDTKLPTLSKNAPNDVPAMITKTTSVKMREGSKDGDETEIKKKRATIAFSSDFDKKSGFVPRDDFSFDALKEKLIRRVSTDHTKPKPKKECIPITSLSSVRDRLKQFESKK, from the exons ATGGAAGTG GCGGATTTTATGGGCACGGTGGGTAAGATTCTAGTCGATGAACATTATCCAACAG AAATCGATGAGCCACCCTTATTCGATAAAATCGAAAGCATTCGTTCAAATGTCAAATTTGAACAATGTTATGAACGGAGTAAGCTGATAGGAGA tggaaaatttggaaaagtttATTTGGTACGAGAAAGGGCGACTGGAACAGAATTTGCAGCGAAAGTGATCCGACTGAAACAG CAAGCGGATCGTCAAGAAGTTGAACGTGAGGTATCGATACTAACACAATTAAGGCATCCACGAATTGCTCAAATCTACGACGCTTTCTATACGGCAAATAATGAAGTTGTGCTTGTGATGGAAAT AGTTCGAGGAGGAGAGCTGTTCGACAGAGTGGCTGACGAGAACTACGTTCTAACCGAGCAAGCTGTCGTGATGATAATCTGCCAACTTTGTGAAGCAATTGACTACATTCATGAACAAAATATTCTCCATTTAGACATAaag CCCGAAAATATTATGTGTGTCTCACAAACGGGGAATAGAATAAAACTGATCGACTTTGGCTTGGCTCGATACTACGATGGAACTCAG GAACTTCGCTACATGGCCGGCACACCGGAATTTGCCGCTCCGGAGGTTATTAAATACGAACAACTTGACTTCAGTACGGATATGTGGAGCGTCGGCGTAATCACTTATATTTT attaTCCGGGTATTCTCCGTTCCTCGGAGAAAATATATGTGAAACATATTGTAACGTGGAGAAAGGAGCTTGGGAGTTCACCGAAGAGTTTGACTCAGTCAGTGAGGAGGCAAAAGATTTTGTATCACGATTGATCGTCTATGACAAGAG gaaaagaatGCTGCCAAAGGAATGTTTGGCTCATCCATGGATTGCAAAACATAGAGCGAAAGCCAGTAGTGATACGATTTTGGAGGGACCAGCAGAAGGCCCAATTATGGATAAAAAACAGATGATGCGGTATAATGCAAAACGAAAATTCCGG CGTGTGATCACCTACGTAAAAGTATTGATCGAGTTGAATCGATTAAGACGAACTGCAATGACATGTCGTATGAGCCAATCTGGTCAGAAATACTTCGAAACTTTGCTGTTAGTGGCTGAACAGGAGAAACAAATG GTGCAGCAAGgtatttcaaaggaaaacttGAGTGAAATGCTTTTGCCAATGAGCCCTGAAGAG AACGTGAGTGACGATAAGCCAAGCAAGATTGGAGAAGCATCTACCAGTGGAGTGGACAGTGAAGGAAAGGAGACGCTATCCACAGGCAGCAGAACACCCAGTGAACTTTCTTCGCCTGAGGAAACATCTAAGAATATTAAAGCAGCACCAGCAGCGGCAACGAGGACGGACCTCATCGAGACG GAGACACTAGAGCAACCttcaaataaaaggaaatccGCCAACAAAACTGATCACAAAGATCCATCTGCACTCAAACCACCACTTCCTACTTCTCAACCAAAAGTTAAAGTACCATCGCCATCCAATGATAACAAGGagttgaaaaaagtagaacacGAAAAGAAACCGTCACTAGAGAAGAGAATATCAATACCAGAAGTGATCGTCACCGTTCCACCAGAGAAAGCTACGGCAAAACCTCTGAAGACAAAAGATAcggaaaacaaaacagaaaagaagtcgCCTTCGTCCACACTCAAGGAAGCGTCAGTGACTGAAAATGCTACAAGAAGAACGGAGGTGAAGAAGCCACCTGCACTGATTCTGAGAAAATCTGCATCGCTTGAAAGGGCTACTTTAGCTCAAGAGCAAACGGAACGAAGATCGTTACGCGAGAAGAAGCCACCGTCGTTGGAATCCCTTCCTGTCACGCAGCCGAAATCTCCAGTTTCTGCTCCGATCGAACCCTTGAAATTCATTAAAAAGCCCCGTGACATTAGCTCTCGCGAATCATcatcagaaagaaagaagaatgtagACGTTAAATCTGAAGATACAAGAATACAAACAAGCGGTGAAGTGCTTGTCATTCGAGATGGATCACTGAAAAAAGTTGGTAGCGGTAAAAATATTTGCGAAGCAACCACggaaaaaagtttggaaaagaCCGTGAAAGAAGCAGCTAAGACTGAGAAAGAAGGAGGAGAATCGTTGCGTGTGAGGAAATCATCGGCTCCGGAAGCTATTATTACAGTGCCACCTAAAAAAACAGTGCTCGGCACACCACAGGCCACTGCCACCGATGAGAACAGAACCACACCGATGCGTATGAACCGATTCAGAAGTTCGGAAAGCGGTGATAGCACTAAGGAGAATCGAAGTACGGAGGAGAAGGCACCTACACGACAG GGAGCTTTGcgtaaaaaggaaaaaccagCAGAAAATCCCCTGATCGACTCTATGTTTCCCGCTCCTCAACAAACAACTCTCGGACCAACACTTTCGAGGAAAAAGACGAGCACAGCTGAACCAAAGCCTCCTCCCCTCTCAACGGTGAATAtg gAGGTCACTCCACCTGCTGTAAAACAGAGCAGTAAGGATGCAACAGAGAAGAAGGCAGTTAGTCCA ACACCGCATAAACGTGGAGGACTAGTTCAAGAGAAATTGTCGAAGCTGCTAAACGCTACGAACGCAGCTGCTAAGGAGGAAAAAGTCAAAGTCTTCCCCAAATCTCCTCTTAAGGACGTTCATTCTCTAAAAAGAG AGCAAGATACGATCCAGGAACAAAAGAAGGCGAAGCTACTGCCTATAACAACTGAAAGCAAGACGACAACTACCTTTTTGACATCCACAAGCACAAAGACTAGAATAGCTAATACTGAAAAGAAG ATCCAGCTTATATCCCAAGGAAAGAATATCGAGGAAGTGGAGAGAACTAGTACCGAACAGGATAATACGAACGTACGCAAG ATCACTTTGAAGAAAGCCGAATCGCAGGATGTTCCTGGATTAACTacaacaatgaagaaaaatgtagtgAAACAAGATTCGTTACGATCTACAGCCGAGAAGGAACGTGTCGAGGAGGAATGCAAGGAATCGGCGAAAACTGTGAAAACAGCACGAAGCGCTGTGTCGAAGCTCGTTGATAAAGTGACAGTCGAAGAATCATCCAAA ATGAATGGAAAGACGACTAAATTGTCTATATCCGGAACGAAAGACGTTACACGCAAGGTTAATGAGAAGGCCGAGGTGGACATTGCAGCTGAGGgaaaaacgcagaaaaaatCTGAGGTGACCGCAAAGGAGAAG GTGAAAATGTCAATTGATGTGGAAAAAGATTCCAATAAAGGTTCTATAGGGAAAACAACAGTGCAGAAG GTCGTTATTAATCCAGCCTCTTCTCCAAGCAGTTCTAAAGAAGACCTGAAAGGTAACGTATCTGTAAGGATGAGAAAGCCATCTCCGGAATCGAAATTACCAGCTCATGATCCGtcgaaaatgaaagagaacgCGGCAGAAGTTAAGAAG aattcCGACACAAAGCTACCTACTCTATCAAAGAATGCTCCAAATGATGTGCCTGCAATGATTACCAAAACAACATCCGTAAAAATGCGTGAAGGAAGCAAAGACGGTGACGAAACAgagataaagaagaaaagagcaacAATTGCGTTCTCATCGGATTTTGACAAGAAGTCAGGATTCGTGCCAAGGGATGACTTTTCGTTCGATGCACTCAAAGAGAAATTGATTCGTCGGGTTAGCACAGATCATACGAAACCAAAACCGAAGAAAGAATGCATACCAATCACAAGTTTAAGTTCTGTCCGGGACCGACTGAAACAGTTTGAGAGCAAAAAGTAG
- a CDS encoding hypothetical protein (NECATOR_CHRX.G25960.T3): MEVADFMGTVGKILVDEHYPTEIDEPPLFDKIESIRSNVKFEQCYERSKLIGDGKFGKVYLVRERATGTEFAAKVIRLKQQADRQEVEREVSILTQLRHPRIAQIYDAFYTANNEVVLVMEIVRGGELFDRVADENYVLTEQAVVMIICQLCEAIDYIHEQNILHLDIKPENIMCVSQTGNRIKLIDFGLARYYDGTQELRYMAGTPEFAAPEVIKYEQLDFSTDMWSVGVITYILLSGYSPFLGENICETYCNVEKGAWEFTEEFDSVSEEAKDFVSRLIVYDKRKRMLPKECLAHPWIAKHRAKASSDTILEGPAEGPIMDKKQMMRYNAKRKFRRVITYVKVLIELNRLRRTAMTCRMSQSGQKYFETLLLVAEQEKQMVQQGISKENLSEMLLPMSPEENVSDDKPSKIGEASTSGVDSEGKETLSTGSRTPSELSSPEETSKNIKAAPAAATRTDLIETETLEQPSNKRKSANKTDHKDPSALKPPLPTSQPKVKVPSPSNDNKELKKVEHEKKPSLEKRISIPEVIVTVPPEKATAKPLKTKDTENKTEKKSPSSTLKEASVTENATRRTEVKKPPALILRKSASLERATLAQEQTERRSLREKKPPSLESLPVTQPKSPVSAPIEPLKFIKKPRDISSRESSSERKKNVDVKSEDTRIQTSGEVLVIRDGSLKKVGSGKNICEATTEKSLEKTVKEAAKTEKEGGESLRVRKSSAPEAIITVPPKKTVLGTPQATATDENRTTPMRMNRFRSSESGDSTKENRSTEEKAPTRQGALRKKEKPAENPLIDSMFPAPQQTTLGPTLSRKKTSTAEPKPPPLSTEVTPPAVKQSSKDATEKKAVSPTPHKRGGLVQEKLSKLLNATNAAAKEEKVKVFPKSPLKDVHSLKREQDTIQEQKKAKLLPITTESKTTTTFLTSTSTKTRIANTEKKIQLISQGKNIEEVERTSTEQDNTNVRKITLKKAESQDVPGLTTTMKKNVVKQDSLRSTAEKERVEEECKESAKTVKTARSAVSKLVDKVTVEESSKMNGKTTKLSISGTKDVTRKVNEKAEVDIAAEGKTQKKSEVTAKEKVKMSIDVEKDSNKGSIGKTTVQKVVINPASSPSSSKEDLKGNVSVRMRKPSPESKLPAHDPSKMKENAAEVKKNSDTKLPTLSKNAPNDVPAMITKTTSVKMREGSKDGDETEIKKKRATIAFSSDFDKKSGFVPRDDFSFDALKEKLIRRVSTDHTKPKPKKECIPITSLSSVRDRLKQFESKK; encoded by the exons ATGGAAGTG GCGGATTTTATGGGCACGGTGGGTAAGATTCTAGTCGATGAACATTATCCAACAG AAATCGATGAGCCACCCTTATTCGATAAAATCGAAAGCATTCGTTCAAATGTCAAATTTGAACAATGTTATGAACGGAGTAAGCTGATAGGAGA tggaaaatttggaaaagtttATTTGGTACGAGAAAGGGCGACTGGAACAGAATTTGCAGCGAAAGTGATCCGACTGAAACAG CAAGCGGATCGTCAAGAAGTTGAACGTGAGGTATCGATACTAACACAATTAAGGCATCCACGAATTGCTCAAATCTACGACGCTTTCTATACGGCAAATAATGAAGTTGTGCTTGTGATGGAAAT AGTTCGAGGAGGAGAGCTGTTCGACAGAGTGGCTGACGAGAACTACGTTCTAACCGAGCAAGCTGTCGTGATGATAATCTGCCAACTTTGTGAAGCAATTGACTACATTCATGAACAAAATATTCTCCATTTAGACATAaag CCCGAAAATATTATGTGTGTCTCACAAACGGGGAATAGAATAAAACTGATCGACTTTGGCTTGGCTCGATACTACGATGGAACTCAG GAACTTCGCTACATGGCCGGCACACCGGAATTTGCCGCTCCGGAGGTTATTAAATACGAACAACTTGACTTCAGTACGGATATGTGGAGCGTCGGCGTAATCACTTATATTTT attaTCCGGGTATTCTCCGTTCCTCGGAGAAAATATATGTGAAACATATTGTAACGTGGAGAAAGGAGCTTGGGAGTTCACCGAAGAGTTTGACTCAGTCAGTGAGGAGGCAAAAGATTTTGTATCACGATTGATCGTCTATGACAAGAG gaaaagaatGCTGCCAAAGGAATGTTTGGCTCATCCATGGATTGCAAAACATAGAGCGAAAGCCAGTAGTGATACGATTTTGGAGGGACCAGCAGAAGGCCCAATTATGGATAAAAAACAGATGATGCGGTATAATGCAAAACGAAAATTCCGG CGTGTGATCACCTACGTAAAAGTATTGATCGAGTTGAATCGATTAAGACGAACTGCAATGACATGTCGTATGAGCCAATCTGGTCAGAAATACTTCGAAACTTTGCTGTTAGTGGCTGAACAGGAGAAACAAATG GTGCAGCAAGgtatttcaaaggaaaacttGAGTGAAATGCTTTTGCCAATGAGCCCTGAAGAG AACGTGAGTGACGATAAGCCAAGCAAGATTGGAGAAGCATCTACCAGTGGAGTGGACAGTGAAGGAAAGGAGACGCTATCCACAGGCAGCAGAACACCCAGTGAACTTTCTTCGCCTGAGGAAACATCTAAGAATATTAAAGCAGCACCAGCAGCGGCAACGAGGACGGACCTCATCGAGACG GAGACACTAGAGCAACCttcaaataaaaggaaatccGCCAACAAAACTGATCACAAAGATCCATCTGCACTCAAACCACCACTTCCTACTTCTCAACCAAAAGTTAAAGTACCATCGCCATCCAATGATAACAAGGagttgaaaaaagtagaacacGAAAAGAAACCGTCACTAGAGAAGAGAATATCAATACCAGAAGTGATCGTCACCGTTCCACCAGAGAAAGCTACGGCAAAACCTCTGAAGACAAAAGATAcggaaaacaaaacagaaaagaagtcgCCTTCGTCCACACTCAAGGAAGCGTCAGTGACTGAAAATGCTACAAGAAGAACGGAGGTGAAGAAGCCACCTGCACTGATTCTGAGAAAATCTGCATCGCTTGAAAGGGCTACTTTAGCTCAAGAGCAAACGGAACGAAGATCGTTACGCGAGAAGAAGCCACCGTCGTTGGAATCCCTTCCTGTCACGCAGCCGAAATCTCCAGTTTCTGCTCCGATCGAACCCTTGAAATTCATTAAAAAGCCCCGTGACATTAGCTCTCGCGAATCATcatcagaaagaaagaagaatgtagACGTTAAATCTGAAGATACAAGAATACAAACAAGCGGTGAAGTGCTTGTCATTCGAGATGGATCACTGAAAAAAGTTGGTAGCGGTAAAAATATTTGCGAAGCAACCACggaaaaaagtttggaaaagaCCGTGAAAGAAGCAGCTAAGACTGAGAAAGAAGGAGGAGAATCGTTGCGTGTGAGGAAATCATCGGCTCCGGAAGCTATTATTACAGTGCCACCTAAAAAAACAGTGCTCGGCACACCACAGGCCACTGCCACCGATGAGAACAGAACCACACCGATGCGTATGAACCGATTCAGAAGTTCGGAAAGCGGTGATAGCACTAAGGAGAATCGAAGTACGGAGGAGAAGGCACCTACACGACAG GGAGCTTTGcgtaaaaaggaaaaaccagCAGAAAATCCCCTGATCGACTCTATGTTTCCCGCTCCTCAACAAACAACTCTCGGACCAACACTTTCGAGGAAAAAGACGAGCACAGCTGAACCAAAGCCTCCTCCCCTCTCAACG gAGGTCACTCCACCTGCTGTAAAACAGAGCAGTAAGGATGCAACAGAGAAGAAGGCAGTTAGTCCA ACACCGCATAAACGTGGAGGACTAGTTCAAGAGAAATTGTCGAAGCTGCTAAACGCTACGAACGCAGCTGCTAAGGAGGAAAAAGTCAAAGTCTTCCCCAAATCTCCTCTTAAGGACGTTCATTCTCTAAAAAGAG AGCAAGATACGATCCAGGAACAAAAGAAGGCGAAGCTACTGCCTATAACAACTGAAAGCAAGACGACAACTACCTTTTTGACATCCACAAGCACAAAGACTAGAATAGCTAATACTGAAAAGAAG ATCCAGCTTATATCCCAAGGAAAGAATATCGAGGAAGTGGAGAGAACTAGTACCGAACAGGATAATACGAACGTACGCAAG ATCACTTTGAAGAAAGCCGAATCGCAGGATGTTCCTGGATTAACTacaacaatgaagaaaaatgtagtgAAACAAGATTCGTTACGATCTACAGCCGAGAAGGAACGTGTCGAGGAGGAATGCAAGGAATCGGCGAAAACTGTGAAAACAGCACGAAGCGCTGTGTCGAAGCTCGTTGATAAAGTGACAGTCGAAGAATCATCCAAA ATGAATGGAAAGACGACTAAATTGTCTATATCCGGAACGAAAGACGTTACACGCAAGGTTAATGAGAAGGCCGAGGTGGACATTGCAGCTGAGGgaaaaacgcagaaaaaatCTGAGGTGACCGCAAAGGAGAAG GTGAAAATGTCAATTGATGTGGAAAAAGATTCCAATAAAGGTTCTATAGGGAAAACAACAGTGCAGAAG GTCGTTATTAATCCAGCCTCTTCTCCAAGCAGTTCTAAAGAAGACCTGAAAGGTAACGTATCTGTAAGGATGAGAAAGCCATCTCCGGAATCGAAATTACCAGCTCATGATCCGtcgaaaatgaaagagaacgCGGCAGAAGTTAAGAAG aattcCGACACAAAGCTACCTACTCTATCAAAGAATGCTCCAAATGATGTGCCTGCAATGATTACCAAAACAACATCCGTAAAAATGCGTGAAGGAAGCAAAGACGGTGACGAAACAgagataaagaagaaaagagcaacAATTGCGTTCTCATCGGATTTTGACAAGAAGTCAGGATTCGTGCCAAGGGATGACTTTTCGTTCGATGCACTCAAAGAGAAATTGATTCGTCGGGTTAGCACAGATCATACGAAACCAAAACCGAAGAAAGAATGCATACCAATCACAAGTTTAAGTTCTGTCCGGGACCGACTGAAACAGTTTGAGAGCAAAAAGTAG